The following are encoded together in the Thermotoga sp. genome:
- a CDS encoding thiamine diphosphokinase: MVCIFANGRYGGEMDLSRCDRVVAVDGGANFLRSKGIAPDIFIGDADSVSGETMEWLKNHGVEMKLFPREKDEIDLELALQQFESEEKVVFGWQGDRLDMILALFYLLKRFKNTVLESENLVIGYVEGKKVLPARPGEKWSILPLGSDAEGVSLSGFKYTLKGAKMPVVKPYGVSNEAVSSEVEIEVKTGGVIFFRWKKEPL, from the coding sequence ATGGTGTGTATATTTGCGAACGGCCGCTACGGTGGAGAGATGGATCTCTCGCGATGTGACAGGGTGGTGGCAGTGGACGGTGGAGCGAACTTTTTGAGATCAAAAGGCATCGCTCCAGATATCTTTATTGGGGATGCTGATTCGGTATCGGGAGAAACGATGGAATGGCTGAAAAACCACGGAGTGGAGATGAAGTTGTTTCCAAGGGAGAAAGACGAGATAGACCTGGAACTTGCGCTTCAGCAGTTTGAGAGTGAGGAAAAGGTTGTCTTTGGGTGGCAGGGTGATCGTCTGGACATGATCCTCGCCCTTTTTTATCTGTTGAAGCGATTCAAGAACACCGTTCTTGAATCGGAAAATCTGGTGATTGGCTATGTGGAGGGAAAGAAAGTTCTTCCCGCTAGGCCGGGTGAGAAATGGTCCATACTACCTCTTGGTTCCGATGCGGAAGGGGTGAGTCTCAGCGGGTTCAAATACACCCTGAAAGGTGCGAAAATGCCAGTTGTAAAGCCCTACGGTGTGAGCAACGAAGCTGTGTCCAGTGAGGTTGAGATAGAGGTAA
- a CDS encoding methylated-DNA--[protein]-cysteine S-methyltransferase encodes MKDLPGNVFVRVENGKVVEIKLGSDETNCPEEVKKELEEYFSGRRREFSFPVEIRGTPFQKRVWEEVRKIPYGETRTYREIAEKINTSPRAIGQALAKNPLPLYIPCHRVVSKRGLGGFSAGVEWKRFLIDLERGKR; translated from the coding sequence ATGAAAGATCTTCCTGGAAACGTCTTTGTTCGTGTTGAAAACGGAAAAGTCGTCGAAATAAAACTAGGAAGCGATGAAACGAACTGCCCGGAGGAAGTGAAGAAAGAGTTAGAAGAGTACTTTTCAGGCAGGAGAAGGGAATTTTCTTTCCCGGTTGAGATCAGAGGTACTCCTTTTCAAAAGAGGGTCTGGGAAGAAGTCAGGAAGATTCCGTACGGTGAGACACGAACCTACAGAGAAATAGCAGAGAAGATCAACACCTCCCCAAGGGCGATCGGTCAAGCCCTCGCAAAGAATCCGCTCCCTCTCTACATACCATGCCATCGTGTGGTTTCAAAACGAGGTCTTGGAGGATTCAGTGCAGGTGTCGAGTGGAAGAGATTTTTGATCGATCTGGAGAGAGGTAAGAGATGA
- a CDS encoding transglycosylase domain-containing protein — MKRFLVSFLISATLVFSVLWGLYFFFTKNLPPPESKLVPTFRIFYSDGTPLFISRNIWIDLSNVPKSFVNLLLTSEDEDFYKHPGFDLKGFMRAILVDIKTLSFSQGGSTLTQQLARTLYLSMDKSIVRKLKEIFISLWLERIRTKDEILEMYINSVYMGNGIYGFQTAARYYFGKNLWELSEPEMAVLVALIKSPENFNPMKNPGISKKRARIVLERMLSEKKIDLQTYQRYVEELSKLKFQPHQLTVDEELFWRVVREARRAGFNLDELRHGYKVFLTLDKDLQKKAFRTIQDEKTALVGVKTKTGEIVAYRGIGIEYGTGWRQVGSAIKPLYYYYALLKGMNPSDLLIDLPIKVGDWEPENFDRRYKGVVSFENAVVESRNIPSVLLYSYMQPENVKSFITEVLGLRTRYPDDLTAALGTVETSPEELVKVYSAVFNGGVVLEPYIIDRIADRNGRVVYKGYPKVVSIVPSFVRTPQEASEIMKWIMKEVVERGTGARAKVYGKTIAGKTGTSENNAWFIGGDDEYVVALVKDGKGLLGGKDCAPAWREIVSSWKNFKGSLTYREVRGEKKLVIDDRIIDYIDYGELVELLNRGNIDLERIVEILRFMDYSHQIEFLSKMNTVDPVLSLEIWKRFLREGG, encoded by the coding sequence ATGAAAAGGTTCCTTGTATCTTTTTTGATCTCCGCTACACTCGTATTCTCAGTACTTTGGGGCCTCTATTTCTTCTTCACAAAGAATCTGCCACCGCCTGAAAGCAAACTCGTGCCAACTTTCAGGATATTCTACAGTGACGGAACACCTCTTTTCATTTCCAGAAACATTTGGATAGATCTTTCAAACGTGCCGAAGAGTTTTGTGAACCTTCTTTTGACTTCTGAAGACGAAGATTTTTACAAACATCCCGGATTCGATCTGAAGGGTTTCATGAGGGCGATCTTGGTGGATATAAAAACCTTGAGCTTTTCACAGGGAGGAAGCACCCTCACACAGCAACTGGCGAGAACCCTCTACCTTTCCATGGACAAGTCCATCGTCAGAAAACTGAAAGAGATCTTCATCTCACTCTGGCTCGAGCGGATAAGAACGAAGGATGAGATTCTCGAGATGTACATAAATTCTGTTTACATGGGAAATGGCATCTATGGGTTCCAAACGGCGGCGCGCTATTATTTCGGAAAGAACCTGTGGGAACTTTCTGAACCGGAAATGGCTGTCCTTGTGGCTCTGATCAAGTCTCCTGAGAACTTCAATCCCATGAAAAATCCAGGGATTTCTAAGAAGAGAGCGAGGATCGTTCTGGAGAGGATGCTCTCGGAAAAGAAGATCGATCTTCAAACATATCAGCGCTACGTCGAAGAACTCTCAAAGCTAAAATTCCAACCACACCAGCTCACGGTGGATGAAGAACTCTTTTGGAGAGTCGTAAGGGAAGCTCGAAGAGCGGGGTTTAACCTGGACGAACTCAGACACGGTTACAAGGTGTTCCTTACGCTAGACAAAGACCTACAGAAAAAGGCTTTCAGGACCATCCAGGATGAGAAGACCGCCCTCGTTGGTGTAAAGACGAAGACGGGCGAGATAGTAGCTTACCGGGGAATCGGAATCGAGTATGGAACGGGCTGGAGACAAGTTGGATCCGCCATAAAACCCCTGTACTACTACTACGCCCTCTTGAAGGGAATGAATCCTTCGGACCTTTTGATCGATCTTCCCATCAAGGTAGGAGACTGGGAACCAGAGAACTTCGATAGAAGATACAAGGGAGTAGTCAGTTTCGAAAACGCCGTCGTGGAATCTAGGAACATACCATCTGTGTTGCTTTACTCGTATATGCAACCGGAGAACGTGAAATCTTTCATCACAGAAGTACTAGGACTGAGGACCAGATATCCGGACGATCTCACGGCTGCCCTTGGAACCGTTGAAACGTCGCCGGAAGAATTGGTGAAAGTGTATTCTGCTGTGTTCAACGGAGGAGTTGTCCTGGAACCTTACATCATAGACAGAATAGCAGACAGGAACGGGAGAGTCGTTTACAAGGGGTATCCAAAAGTCGTATCGATCGTACCTTCTTTTGTGAGGACCCCACAGGAAGCAAGTGAGATCATGAAGTGGATCATGAAAGAAGTTGTGGAAAGGGGAACGGGCGCTCGAGCCAAAGTGTATGGAAAAACGATTGCAGGAAAGACGGGAACATCAGAAAACAACGCCTGGTTCATCGGGGGAGATGATGAGTACGTTGTTGCTCTGGTAAAAGACGGGAAGGGTCTTCTAGGTGGAAAGGATTGTGCTCCCGCCTGGAGGGAGATCGTGTCGAGTTGGAAGAACTTCAAAGGTTCTCTCACATACAGAGAAGTACGTGGGGAGAAAAAACTTGTGATCGACGATCGAATCATAGATTACATCGATTACGGTGAGCTCGTTGAACTCCTGAATAGAGGAAATATTGACCTAGAGAGGATCGTGGAGATCCTCAGGTTCATGGATTACAGTCATCAGATAGAGTTCCTCTCGAAAATGAACACGGTGGATCCGGTTCTGTCACTTGAGATCTGGAAGAGATTCTTGAGGGAAGGGGGATGA
- a CDS encoding pyruvate kinase alpha/beta domain-containing protein, with amino-acid sequence MVVFKEPGKLNTRKTLEIAIERARKIPSKKLLIASVTGYSAKMAVEMARELELIVVTHHTGFKEPDTQEFDENTRKLLKEKGHEVLTATHALSAGERGLRRKFGGIYPLEIIANTLRMFSEGVKVAVEISLMAADAGLVKTSELVVACGGTESGLDSAVVIKPANSSNLFDLKIVELLCMPSNI; translated from the coding sequence ATGGTTGTGTTCAAGGAGCCAGGAAAGTTGAACACGAGAAAGACCTTGGAGATAGCAATCGAAAGAGCACGAAAAATCCCTTCCAAGAAACTTCTGATAGCTTCCGTAACAGGGTACAGTGCGAAAATGGCAGTAGAAATGGCAAGGGAGTTGGAACTCATTGTGGTAACACACCACACTGGATTCAAAGAACCGGACACGCAGGAGTTCGATGAGAACACAAGAAAACTCCTGAAGGAGAAAGGCCACGAAGTTCTTACCGCCACTCACGCCCTTTCCGCCGGAGAAAGAGGCCTCAGAAGGAAGTTCGGAGGCATCTACCCTTTGGAGATCATAGCGAATACCTTGAGAATGTTCAGCGAAGGCGTAAAAGTGGCCGTAGAGATATCTTTGATGGCGGCTGATGCAGGTCTTGTGAAAACCTCAGAATTGGTAGTGGCCTGTGGTGGTACTGAAAGCGGTCTCGATTCTGCCGTTGTTATAAAACCGGCGAATTCTTCTAATCTTTTCGATTTGAAGATTGTTGAGCTCCTGTGCATGCCTTCGAACATCTGA